The nucleotide sequence ATATTGGTAGGAACAAATACCGCACTGGAAGACAATCCTAAACTAGACGTCCGCTCGTACACGGGCAAAAATCCAATACGTATCGTACTTGACCGTAACCTAAAAATCGACAGGACTTTTCACCTAATGGACGGAAGCACGCCCACCTTGGTTTTAACCGATACGACCAAAACTATTGAATCGAAAAAAAACATAAGGTATCTGCATCTTGATTTTAACGGAAGCATCGTCGAACAGTTATGCCATATCCTCTACCAAGAAAATATCACCAGTGTTCTGATAGAAGGCGGCAGCCAAACCCTACAAAGCTTTATTGATTCCGGTTTATGGAACGAGGCCCGTATCTTTATCGGCAGCACGCATTTTAAAACAGGGCTCCCAGCACCTAAGTTTACGGGTGAAATTATCAACACAAGGCGGATCGGCAGCGACACCTTAAAAGTATACAGCAATGATTAAGAACATTATTTTTGACTTTGGCGATGTATTCATCAATTTAGATAAGGGCATTATATTCCGGGAGATGGAAAGGTTTGGGGGAACTATTGACCTGACCCCTGAAATGGCCGAGCTAAACAATATGTATGAAATCGGAGGCATATCTACGGAAGAATTCATTGCCCGGCTTCAGTCCCAATACCCCAAGGCAAGTGCTTCGGAAATCAAGAACATATGGAATTCGATGTTGCTCGATTTTCCGGAAGAACGTCTAGAATTTATAGAACAACTGGCCAAAGAAGATGAGTACCGTCTTTTCCTATTGAGCAATACCAATGCCCTGCACATTACGCATGTAGAGCAAAAAATGGGTTCGGACAGATACTATCGGTTTAAAAATGCCTTTGAAAAATTTTATCTTTCCCACGAAATCAAGTTGAGAAAACCGAATACCGAGATCTACCAGTTCGTTTTAGACGAAAACGGACTCAAGGCCGAGGAGACCTTTTTTATAGACGACACCAAGGAAAACACCGAAGCCGCCGAAAAAATAGGGATCAACTGCTGGAACATTCAAGTAGGAAAAGAAGATATCGTACAATTGAAACCGAAACTTTAAGATGACCTCACTTGCCCTGAGCATACTGGCCTCGAGCCTCATCTTTATTATCTTCAAGCTATACACCCGCTTCAAGGTCAATACACTATTTGCCATTGTCACCAATTATTTTGTAGCCTGTGGAGTAGGACTTACCCGCTACCAAGGTGAGACCAACCTATCTGAAATACCACAAAAACCTTGGTTTTTGGGCACGTTTATCTTAGGCATCCTATTTATAGCCGTCTTTAACCTAATGGCCGCCGCCTCTCAAAAAGTAGGGGTTTCCGTTACCTCCGTAGCTACTAAAATGTCTTTTGTTCTACCGGTTATTTTCGGCATTCTGGTTTATGGTGAAGAACTGGGACCACTTAAAGTTGCCGGAATAGTACTGGCCCTTGCCGCCGTCTATTTTACCTCTATAAAAGAACCGGTAAGAAAGTTCAAAAAAACAGCCCTACTCCTACCCGCTTTGGTATTCTTGGGTTCGGGCATTATCGACACCAGTTTAAAATACATTCAAGAAGTACACATCAAAGAAGAAGACTACCCCCTTTTTTCGGCGACCGTTTTTGGTTCGGCAGCCTGTATAGGCCTTTTGGTCACCATTTATAAGATGGCGGACCTTCGTTCTCAATTCAACCTGAACACCTTATTGGGCGGCATAAGCCTAGGGGTGGTCAATTATTTTTCAATTTTCTTTTTATTAAAAGCGCTACAGAACGACACACTCAACAGCGCATCGATATTTACAATAAACAATGTGGCCATAGTCATGTTCACCACCATTTTGGGAATTATTTTGTTCAAGGAAAAGATAAGTCCCAAGAACTGGAGCGGTATTGCCCTGGCCATAACCAGCATCATATTAGTAGCTTTTGGCTAATGGAGAACACAAACGATACATACAAGACCCTCGGAAAGCCCTCAGAAGAAGTCCTGTTTAAAGAAAAGAAAAGCAAGTTTTACGGCTATGCCTATCCCATAGAAACCGAAGCAGAGGTAAAGCCCATAATCGAATCCCTAAAGAAAAAGCACCACACGGCCAACCACGTCTGTTATGCCTGGCAAATAGGTATTGAACAATTGAGCTATCGCGCCAATGACGACGGGGAGCCCAATAATTCGGCCGGCATGCCCATATACGGACAAATACAATCTTTTGAGGTAACCAATACCCTGGTAGCCGTTGCCCGTATTTTCGGAGGCACCAAGTTAGGCGTAGGCGGATTGATAAGTGCCTATAAGACCGCGGCAAAAATGGCTTTGGAAAACGCTGATATTATACAAAAAATAGTACAGGAACAGTTCAAGCTCAAATTTGAATACGCCCAAATGGATGTGGTCATGAGAGTCATAAAACAAAAAAACCTGCAGATTGTCTCCCAAAAAATGGAAATGCAATGCGAACTGGTGATTTCGGTCAGAAAGCAAGATGTCGCACAAGTAAAAGAGATTTTTGTAGGAATTTACGGAGTTGAACTAACATAAGACTACAAGCTTATTGTTTAGCAGGGGCAGCTCATGCCGAACCGTTAATTCGATATGCCAAATTTTTACAAAAACGAGGAAAAACAACTTACTTTTTTTCTCTTTTTTCTATGAGTTCCAAGAGGTATTTCGGACACCGAATAGGGCGTTTCGTCTTCATGTCCATGAATGCCAAAACGGTGCTTGCCTCAACAAGAATTTCCTGTTGTTCATTGTAAATTTTATAGTCAAATTCTATCTTGACGGAAGGCGTTTTTTTGAGCCTCGTTTCAACGCTGATCAGCTCATCATAAAAGGCCGATTTTCTGTAGTTGAGCGACAAGGAAACAACTGGCAGCATAATACCGTTTTCTTCCATTTTTTTGTAGGAAATACCAGTATCACGTAACCACTCGACCCTTCCCATCTCCAAGTATTGCGCATAATTCCCGTGATACACCACTCCCATTTGATCCGTCTCCGCATAACGTACTCGGAAAGAAATTTTGTTAAAATACATATATTATCGTGTAAAAATTATATCTTTAAAAGATTTCGATTTATTGCCTTTGAACATGCGAAAAAAAAA is from Zobellia galactanivorans and encodes:
- a CDS encoding HAD family hydrolase, whose protein sequence is MIKNIIFDFGDVFINLDKGIIFREMERFGGTIDLTPEMAELNNMYEIGGISTEEFIARLQSQYPKASASEIKNIWNSMLLDFPEERLEFIEQLAKEDEYRLFLLSNTNALHITHVEQKMGSDRYYRFKNAFEKFYLSHEIKLRKPNTEIYQFVLDENGLKAEETFFIDDTKENTEAAEKIGINCWNIQVGKEDIVQLKPKL
- a CDS encoding EamA family transporter produces the protein MTSLALSILASSLIFIIFKLYTRFKVNTLFAIVTNYFVACGVGLTRYQGETNLSEIPQKPWFLGTFILGILFIAVFNLMAAASQKVGVSVTSVATKMSFVLPVIFGILVYGEELGPLKVAGIVLALAAVYFTSIKEPVRKFKKTALLLPALVFLGSGIIDTSLKYIQEVHIKEEDYPLFSATVFGSAACIGLLVTIYKMADLRSQFNLNTLLGGISLGVVNYFSIFFLLKALQNDTLNSASIFTINNVAIVMFTTILGIILFKEKISPKNWSGIALAITSIILVAFG
- a CDS encoding IMPACT family protein yields the protein MENTNDTYKTLGKPSEEVLFKEKKSKFYGYAYPIETEAEVKPIIESLKKKHHTANHVCYAWQIGIEQLSYRANDDGEPNNSAGMPIYGQIQSFEVTNTLVAVARIFGGTKLGVGGLISAYKTAAKMALENADIIQKIVQEQFKLKFEYAQMDVVMRVIKQKNLQIVSQKMEMQCELVISVRKQDVAQVKEIFVGIYGVELT
- a CDS encoding acyl-CoA thioesterase, encoding MYFNKISFRVRYAETDQMGVVYHGNYAQYLEMGRVEWLRDTGISYKKMEENGIMLPVVSLSLNYRKSAFYDELISVETRLKKTPSVKIEFDYKIYNEQQEILVEASTVLAFMDMKTKRPIRCPKYLLELIEKREKK